The window CGAGCCCCGATTCGAGAGCGAGTTTGAGGAAAACGCTGTTGACCACCTGGCGGACGTATGGATCGAGGCCGAAGCTGATGTTAGAAAGGCCCAGCCAGGTGCCCGCTCCGGGAAGTTCGGCTTTGATCCGCTTCATCGAGTTAAGTGTTTCGACGGCGGCGTTGTAGAGATCGCTCTGCCCGGTAGAGACGGGCAATGTCAAGGGATCGAAGTAGAGATCAGTAGGCTCGACTCCATGCTCATTCACACAGATATCGTAGATACGTTTGGCGACATCGAATTTCCAGTCGCACGTGGTTGCCTGTCCGGTTTCATCGATGGTGAGAGCGACGAGGGCTGCTCCATATTTCTTAGCCAGCGGCACGATGATATCGAGTTTCTTGCGGCCTTCTTCGAGGTTGATCGAATTGAGGAAAGGCTTGCCGGTAATATATTTGAGCCCCTCAGCCATCACCTGCCATTCAGTGGAATCAATCACGATGGGCAGACGGACTGCTTCGTTGAAGCGGCGGAGAACCTTGTTCATATCTGCCACTTCATCGCGGCCTGGATAGGCGACGCAGACATCGAGCAGGTGAGCGCCTTCATCTTGCTGTTCGCGTGCCATGGCGGCCATGCCCTCGATGTCGTCTGCTTCGAGGAGTTTTTTAAACTTGCGACTTCCCGTGGTGTTGGTACGCTCTCCGACGATCAGCGGCCCGGGACTCTGTTTGAGTGTTTGTGCCTGGTATAGGCTGGCGACGCTCGGTTCAAAGACAGGCGTGCGAACTTTGGGTTTGATTCCTTTGACTGCTTCGACAAGTTGTCGGATGTGTTCAAAGGTGGTACCACAGCAGCCGCCGACAATATTGACGCCGTAGTCGCTGACGAACTGCTTGAGAGCACGGGCCAGTTCTTCAGGACGGAGCGGGAAGTGAGCTTTACCATCGACGTTTTCAGGCAGGCCTGCGTTGGGTAAGCAACTGATCTTGCGGCGGCCATAGTCGCTGAGGTGGCGGATATGGCTGACCATGAGATCGGGGCCGGTGGCACAATTGATGCCAATAATATCGATGGATAGTGCTTCCAGGGTAACCATCGCACTGCCAATGTCTGAACCGGCGAGCATAGTGCCCTGTCGTTCAATGGTGACTTGTGCCATCAAAGGCAGTTTGATGCCGGCCCGCTGCATTTCTTCAACGCAGACAATGCAGACAGCTTTGAGATTGAGCAGGTCGAAAGCGGTTTCGACCAGGAGTACATCCGCACCGTTTTCGATGAGGGCACGGGCCTGCAGGCGATAGCCTTCGAGCAGTTCGTCGAAGGAAATATGACCGAGGGTAATTGACTTGGTGCCAGGTCCAATGGAGCCGATGACATAGCGGGGCTTATCGGGAGTGCTGTACTCGGCACAGGCTTCTTTGGCGATCTTCACTGCCAGGCGATTGATCTCTTCAACCTTGTCGCCTTCGCCGAATTCATTGAGGGCGATTTTATTGGCACCGAAGGTATTGGTCTCAACGCCATCACTGCCGACTTCCAGGAAGCCCTTGTGGATGGCGTGCACCCATTCGGGGTGGGTATAGAGCATCCATTCAGTGCAGTTGACGAACTCCTTACCACCCCAGTCAGCATCAGTGGGGTTGTAATTGTGGAGGTTGGTTCCCATGGCGCCATCGAGCACCAGAACACGTTCGTTAAGTAATTGCAGAAAATCGGGTTTGATCATGATTGATTGTTCATCACGTCTGGAGAGGAGACACGAATGAACGAGGTGTGGTTCAGTTGAGTGTACTACATCATTAGAATAGCATGGAATAAGGGATTGGACGAGTGAGGTGCATTCAAATCGCATGTCAAAGTCAGAGTATTCAGCCGGTTTTACTGTCTTACGCGAAGATCAATGGTGTATTGCCGTGAGTAAGCCAGCGGGCTTGTTGACGCAAGCACCGCCGGGAATTGACAGTCTTGAATCGCGAATCAAGAGATATTTGAGTAACACTCGCAAAATGGAAGAGGTTTATCTAGGAGTACCGCATCGGCTGGATCGGCCTGCGAGTGGATGCATGATCTTTGCAAAAACCAGGCTGGCCGCCAGGCGACTGGCGGAACAATTTCAACAGCGTCGGGTAAGAAAAGTTTACTGGGCACTGGTGGAGGGGCTGGTTGCTCAGCCTTCAGGGCATTGGGTTGATTATGTACGCAAAATCATCGATGAGCCACGTGGCGAAGTGGTAGCAAAGGATGAGCCAAATGCTCAGCGTGCTGAACTTCGTTATGAATGCCTGGAAAGAAATAGCGACTTTTCGTGGTTGCAAATTGAATTGCTCACCGGCAGAATGCATCAGATCAGATTGCAGGCCAGCACACGGGGGCATCCTTTGAAAGGCGATTTGCTATACGGCGCCAGGACTACGTTTGCAGCAGTGTATGAAGATCCCCGATTCAATGCCATTGCACTTCATGCCAGGAAACTCGAACTGGTACACCCGGTTACGGAAAAACCACTAGTGATTGAAGCACCCGTGAATGAAGTCTGGCAGCAACTGATTGGTGAAAAAGAAAATAATGGAACGCTAACCACGAGAGCCGTGTGACGTGCTTTTGAGAACCCGTTTTTAAAGGGGGACGTTACCGACCTGGCTTTTGGATCCTACCTCGGGTAGGCGTGCAAGCCCCAGATACGAGTGAACATCCCACGGG of the Planctomycetia bacterium genome contains:
- a CDS encoding RluA family pseudouridine synthase — its product is MSKSEYSAGFTVLREDQWCIAVSKPAGLLTQAPPGIDSLESRIKRYLSNTRKMEEVYLGVPHRLDRPASGCMIFAKTRLAARRLAEQFQQRRVRKVYWALVEGLVAQPSGHWVDYVRKIIDEPRGEVVAKDEPNAQRAELRYECLERNSDFSWLQIELLTGRMHQIRLQASTRGHPLKGDLLYGARTTFAAVYEDPRFNAIALHARKLELVHPVTEKPLVIEAPVNEVWQQLIGEKENNGTLTTRAV